A genomic segment from Lusitaniella coriacea LEGE 07157 encodes:
- a CDS encoding secondary thiamine-phosphate synthase enzyme YjbQ encodes MVFQEHLEIHTKGNGDMNDLTHEVEEAVRKSQIQIGIVHIFNIGSTGAIGAIEFEPGLQQDLPEFLNKLMPPSRDYKHELAWHDGNGHSHLQATLLGPSLTIPVCRGKLELGTWQQIFHLECDIKPRRRRIVVTIYGE; translated from the coding sequence ATGGTTTTTCAAGAACACCTAGAAATTCACACAAAAGGCAATGGCGACATGAACGACTTAACTCATGAAGTTGAGGAAGCCGTTAGAAAGTCGCAAATTCAAATAGGAATTGTCCACATTTTTAATATTGGCAGTACTGGAGCAATTGGTGCAATCGAATTTGAACCGGGATTGCAACAAGATTTACCGGAATTTCTCAATAAATTAATGCCGCCAAGTCGAGACTATAAACACGAACTTGCATGGCACGATGGCAACGGACATTCTCACCTACAAGCAACATTATTAGGGCCTTCTTTAACCATTCCCGTTTGTCGCGGAAAATTGGAATTGGGAACGTGGCAACAAATTTTTCATCTTGAATGCGATATCAAACCCCGTCGGCGCAGAATTGTCGTAACAATTTATGGGGAGTGA
- a CDS encoding DUF1824 family protein, producing MTDLTISEAKKILDSFSGTTTKQVQSEKERTQLQQALKLFSQEADCENLGICADDATQGFVALNYYLQALGYNVELNAADFPDAPEPIYIKFNTQKMSHYFDRYIGEYRGVLISCQSEDDRINGTYGHLPLNLFE from the coding sequence ATGACCGATCTCACGATTTCAGAAGCAAAAAAAATCCTCGACTCTTTCAGTGGTACGACCACAAAACAAGTGCAATCCGAGAAAGAAAGAACTCAACTTCAACAAGCATTAAAACTCTTTTCTCAAGAAGCCGATTGCGAAAACTTAGGAATTTGTGCCGATGATGCAACACAAGGTTTTGTCGCTCTCAATTATTATCTTCAAGCATTAGGGTATAACGTTGAATTGAACGCAGCAGATTTTCCCGATGCTCCAGAACCTATTTACATTAAATTTAATACTCAAAAAATGTCACATTATTTCGATCGTTATATCGGTGAATATCGAGGCGTTTTAATTTCTTGTCAATCGGAAGACGATCGCATTAACGGAACTTACGGTCATTTACCATTAAATTTATTTGAATAA
- a CDS encoding 2Fe-2S iron-sulfur cluster-binding protein — MAVYRVRLVNPARNLDETIAVPDDRYILDMADELGIRLPSGCLQGECSVCVAKIIEGEVDQKEQQFLSPTEVAAGYTVTCVAYARSDCTLETHQEQELYPSSLYFNPL; from the coding sequence GTGGCAGTGTATCGAGTTCGCCTGGTGAATCCAGCACGCAATCTAGACGAAACGATCGCGGTTCCTGACGATCGGTATATTCTGGATATGGCGGATGAGCTGGGAATTCGCCTCCCTTCTGGCTGTTTGCAAGGAGAATGTTCGGTTTGCGTTGCCAAAATTATCGAAGGAGAAGTCGATCAAAAAGAACAACAATTTCTCTCTCCAACCGAAGTCGCCGCCGGATATACTGTGACTTGCGTTGCCTACGCGCGATCGGACTGTACCCTAGAAACTCATCAAGAACAGGAATTATATCCCTCTTCCCTATACTTCAATCCTTTGTGA